A region of Thiobacter sp. AK1 DNA encodes the following proteins:
- a CDS encoding 3',5'-nucleoside bisphosphate phosphatase — protein MFSVDLHAHSRISDGQLAPRELVRHAAARGVRVLALTDHDDVAGVAEAREEASCQGMHLVSGVEISVTWRGRTIHVVGLRIDETHPVLQAGLARLRASRVERARRIAQELERIGISGSLEGAMALASEHIISRTHFARFLIEQGHAADMRGVFRKYLVKGKPGYVEHIWAGLDEAVAWIQGAGGVAVIAHPGRYDLGPRLMRELFAEFLELGGCAVEVVSGSHSQDEILRFAQLAREFGFKASRGSDYHGPGHGYVDMGRLAALPPGCVPVWHDWPEVLPAAA, from the coding sequence ATGTTCTCTGTCGATCTCCACGCCCATTCCCGCATCTCCGATGGCCAACTCGCCCCCCGCGAGCTGGTACGTCATGCCGCGGCCCGGGGCGTGCGGGTGCTCGCCCTGACCGATCATGACGACGTGGCCGGGGTCGCCGAGGCGCGCGAGGAAGCGAGCTGCCAGGGCATGCATCTGGTGAGTGGCGTGGAGATTTCCGTCACCTGGCGCGGTCGTACTATCCATGTCGTGGGACTTCGCATCGACGAGACCCATCCGGTGCTTCAGGCGGGGCTGGCCCGGCTACGTGCGTCCCGTGTCGAACGTGCCCGGCGCATCGCTCAGGAGCTGGAACGCATTGGTATTTCCGGCAGTCTGGAAGGGGCGATGGCGCTGGCCAGTGAGCACATCATCAGCCGCACCCATTTCGCGCGCTTCCTCATCGAGCAAGGTCACGCTGCCGACATGCGTGGCGTGTTTCGCAAGTATCTGGTCAAGGGCAAACCAGGCTATGTGGAGCACATCTGGGCCGGACTGGACGAGGCAGTGGCGTGGATCCAGGGCGCAGGGGGTGTTGCAGTGATCGCCCATCCGGGGCGCTACGACCTGGGTCCACGGCTTATGCGCGAGCTGTTTGCCGAGTTTCTCGAATTGGGGGGGTGTGCGGTGGAGGTGGTATCCGGCAGCCATTCCCAGGACGAGATCCTCCGTTTCGCCCAGCTTGCACGCGAGTTCGGCTTTAAGGCCTCGCGCGGTTCCGACTATCATGGTCCAGGCCACGGTTACGTGGACATGGGTCGTCTCGCGGCGCTGCCCCCTGGTTGCGTCCCCGTCTGGCACGACTGGCCCGAGGTGCTTCCCGCAGCGGCCTGA